A genomic stretch from Eubacterium sulci ATCC 35585 includes:
- a CDS encoding glycolate oxidase — MENNKWPGKPGVIPVTSGKADDANVYNRAFLDGIHVEMRVIDSTEVNTEVEFFGKKYASPIMTPAFSHLNKVMDNGQTPMEEYSLAAKEMQTLNWVGMEDDESYLSIIEQNADTVRIIKPFADKTKILSEIDFAVKCGSTAVGVDIDHVPGTNGKYDVVDGFPMGMVSLQDLKDYVSYSKLPFVAKGVLSVQDALKAKEAGCAAIVVSHHHGRLPFAIAPLQVLPLIKDALGDSDMKIFVDCGMDTGYDAYKALALGADGVSVGRGILSPLLKEGKDGVVKKMKKMNEELQEMMMYTGVKDVKHFDKTVLHY, encoded by the coding sequence ATGGAAAATAATAAGTGGCCAGGAAAGCCTGGTGTAATACCGGTGACTAGTGGTAAGGCAGATGATGCCAATGTATATAATCGTGCCTTCCTTGATGGAATACATGTAGAAATGCGTGTGATAGATAGCACAGAGGTGAATACTGAGGTTGAGTTTTTCGGAAAGAAGTACGCTTCTCCAATAATGACACCGGCGTTTTCTCACCTTAACAAGGTTATGGATAATGGCCAAACCCCTATGGAGGAATACAGCCTAGCAGCTAAGGAAATGCAGACGCTGAACTGGGTTGGCATGGAGGATGACGAGAGCTATCTTTCTATCATTGAACAAAATGCGGACACCGTTCGTATAATTAAGCCATTTGCTGATAAGACAAAGATACTATCAGAGATTGACTTTGCGGTAAAATGCGGTAGCACGGCAGTAGGAGTTGACATAGATCACGTGCCAGGAACAAATGGCAAATACGATGTCGTAGACGGTTTTCCTATGGGAATGGTAAGCCTCCAGGATCTAAAGGATTATGTGAGCTATTCAAAGCTTCCTTTCGTAGCAAAGGGAGTTCTATCGGTTCAAGATGCACTAAAGGCTAAGGAAGCTGGATGCGCTGCAATAGTTGTTTCTCATCACCATGGTAGACTTCCGTTTGCAATCGCACCACTGCAGGTTCTGCCTTTGATAAAGGATGCGCTAGGTGATTCTGACATGAAAATTTTTGTAGACTGCGGAATGGATACGGGTTATGATGCATATAAGGCCCTTGCTCTTGGTGCAGATGGCGTTTCGGTAGGAAGAGGAATACTCTCGCCGCTTCTAAAAGAGGGTAAGGACGGCGTAGTTAAGAAGATGAAGAAGATGAATGAAGAACTTCAGGAAATGATGATGTACACCGGAGTGAAGGATGTTAAGCACTTTGATAAAACCGTACTTCATTACTAA
- a CDS encoding transporter, whose protein sequence is MQAIAKLFPVFFVLLMGLCARKRNWISHEQNDGIKSLALGILFPFLIYNIVADASLDKQIGVEIVYLIGIWVLVYFLGRIFCRIMPKELSELSPFLLLTCEGGAVALPLYISVVGSAYAVNLIPFDLAGILVNFIFVPTVLQLKQSNKFQLLPLIKNVVSAPFVIAAVLGFITNLTGLQDMLLKNEIFGPLYENTIATLTAPIAALILFSLGYSINLKKSYLMPLVKLAGIRILFCTGIIASFFLLFPSKMANPIFSFGVLLYFYCPTGFPVPLQIKDILDNEEKEEFVSAFISMFLLIALAVYVALNFYFRGMF, encoded by the coding sequence ATGCAAGCGATTGCAAAACTTTTTCCCGTGTTTTTCGTCCTTTTGATGGGGCTATGCGCGAGAAAAAGGAACTGGATTAGCCATGAGCAAAATGATGGGATAAAGTCACTGGCTCTAGGAATATTATTTCCATTTTTGATTTACAATATAGTGGCGGATGCGAGTCTAGATAAGCAAATAGGCGTAGAGATAGTTTATCTTATAGGTATTTGGGTTTTGGTATATTTCCTAGGAAGGATTTTCTGCAGGATAATGCCTAAAGAACTATCTGAGCTTTCTCCGTTTTTACTTTTGACATGTGAAGGCGGAGCTGTTGCGCTTCCGCTATACATAAGCGTGGTGGGCTCGGCATACGCGGTAAACCTCATTCCTTTTGATCTAGCGGGAATACTGGTTAACTTCATATTCGTGCCTACAGTGCTACAGCTTAAGCAAAGCAATAAATTTCAGCTTTTACCACTCATCAAAAATGTGGTGTCGGCGCCCTTTGTAATAGCAGCTGTTCTAGGCTTTATTACAAATTTAACGGGGCTTCAGGACATGCTTTTGAAAAATGAGATATTCGGGCCTCTTTACGAGAATACAATAGCTACGCTTACAGCGCCTATTGCAGCTTTGATTTTGTTCAGCCTTGGATATAGCATCAATTTAAAGAAATCCTACCTAATGCCACTTGTTAAGCTAGCAGGTATAAGGATTTTATTCTGCACAGGTATTATAGCTTCGTTCTTTTTACTCTTTCCATCAAAGATGGCAAATCCAATATTCTCATTCGGCGTGCTGCTGTACTTCTACTGTCCAACGGGATTTCCAGTACCGCTACAGATAAAGGATATTTTGGATAACGAGGAAAAAGAGGAATTTGTTTCAGCCTTCATTTCGATGTTCCTATTGATTGCGCTGGCTGTATATGTTGCTTTGAATTTCTACTTTAGAGGAATGTTTTAA
- a CDS encoding pyridine nucleotide-disulfide oxidoreductase (Involved in disulfide oxidoreductase activity and electron transport), with amino-acid sequence MNKKVDNIIIGFGKAGKILANYLGDKGEKTILVEKSHEMCGGGYINYGCFPSKFLAGRAYKKPEGEMKDEEYYRNSVETKDELIEELNQENYEEVISNNVEVIFGLASFKDEHTVNIKTAEEECDVYTERVFINTGASPFVPPIEGLKIEKRIHTNETLMDLEEYPETLAILGGGIIGLEFAATYAKFGSKVTVIDKASRLLPKEDADVAEEVFKSYKDLGVDFVFDADVSKVEQDESSVHILYSSNGEKGELRANDFLVATGRKPNVEELKLENAGIESSDRGFINVNKHLQTNKPHIFAIGDVNGGPQFTYVSLDDYRIVRSYLEDNGRYSRENRQPMANAAFLHPTFSKVGLTETEALEAGYNIKVSKLSASDIIRAKILGNTAGIYKAVVDADTKQILGVVLFGEDSHEVINLVVMAMIMKQPYTMLANHMFTHPSMAEALNDLFSMI; translated from the coding sequence ATGAACAAAAAAGTAGATAACATTATAATCGGCTTCGGTAAAGCCGGTAAAATACTAGCAAACTACCTCGGCGACAAGGGTGAAAAGACCATTCTAGTAGAGAAATCGCATGAAATGTGTGGAGGTGGATATATAAACTATGGATGCTTTCCATCAAAGTTCCTCGCTGGCAGGGCATACAAAAAGCCGGAAGGGGAAATGAAGGACGAGGAGTACTACAGAAATTCTGTAGAAACCAAGGATGAGCTCATCGAGGAGCTAAATCAGGAAAACTACGAAGAGGTAATTAGCAATAATGTAGAGGTTATCTTTGGACTTGCCTCTTTTAAGGATGAGCACACTGTAAATATCAAAACTGCTGAAGAGGAGTGCGATGTTTATACTGAGCGTGTTTTCATAAATACGGGAGCCTCTCCTTTTGTTCCTCCAATAGAGGGACTCAAAATCGAGAAGAGGATTCACACAAATGAAACCTTAATGGATCTCGAAGAATACCCTGAGACTCTCGCAATCCTTGGAGGAGGAATCATTGGACTTGAGTTTGCAGCAACCTATGCAAAGTTTGGATCAAAGGTAACAGTCATTGACAAGGCCAGCAGGCTTCTTCCAAAAGAGGATGCTGACGTTGCTGAAGAGGTTTTTAAGTCATACAAGGACCTCGGTGTTGACTTTGTCTTTGATGCAGATGTTAGTAAGGTGGAGCAGGACGAGAGTTCAGTCCACATTTTATACTCATCAAATGGAGAAAAAGGTGAGCTCAGAGCAAACGACTTTCTCGTTGCGACGGGAAGAAAGCCAAATGTTGAAGAGCTAAAGCTTGAAAACGCTGGGATAGAAAGCTCAGATAGAGGCTTTATAAACGTAAACAAGCATCTTCAGACCAATAAACCACATATCTTTGCAATAGGAGATGTAAATGGCGGTCCGCAGTTCACATATGTGTCCCTAGACGACTACAGAATCGTAAGAAGCTATCTAGAGGACAATGGTAGGTATTCTAGAGAAAACAGGCAGCCTATGGCTAATGCAGCCTTCCTGCATCCGACATTCTCAAAGGTTGGCCTTACAGAAACTGAGGCTCTAGAGGCAGGGTATAACATCAAGGTATCAAAGCTTTCTGCTTCAGATATAATCAGAGCAAAGATTCTCGGTAATACAGCAGGTATTTATAAAGCTGTTGTCGATGCCGATACAAAGCAGATTCTTGGCGTAGTTCTATTTGGCGAGGACTCACACGAGGTAATAAATTTAGTTGTCATGGCGATGATAATGAAGCAGCCATACACAATGCTAGCAAATCATATGTTTACGCATCCTTCGATGGCAGAAGCGCTCAATGATTTGTTTAGTATGATATAA
- a CDS encoding pyridine nucleotide-disulfide oxidoreductase (Involved in disulfide oxidoreductase activity and electron transport), with amino-acid sequence MNRVDNIIIGFGKAGKTLAGYLGSKGEKTVLVEKSPLMYGGTCINVGCIPSKFLATSADRKAYSQLGDEEYYKQAVENKKALISKLNKANYDKVAGVPNVEVIDGLASFKDEHTVSIKTESGVQELYAERIFINTGTTPFVPETEGLEIKGRIHTSETIMNLEEFPRSLAISGSGFIGLEFAASYAKFGTKVTIIDRGSKVLPREDEDVANAVFEAYKGLGIEFIFDANIEKVEQNESEVKISYSSKGEAHELSAEAFLVATGRKANVEGLNLEAAGIETSERGFINVNEHLQTNKPHIFAMGDINGGPQFTYVSLDDFRIVKSFLESNGSYTRENRQPIAFSAFLHPTFSKVGLGENEAIKAGYKIKVASLPVSAIPKAKILGDQTGLYKAIVDADTDKILGVVLYGEESHEVINTVVSTMLANQPYTVLANQIFTHPTMAEALNDLFGLIK; translated from the coding sequence ATGAATAGAGTAGATAATATAATCATCGGCTTCGGTAAGGCCGGAAAGACACTAGCAGGATATCTAGGAAGCAAGGGCGAGAAGACCGTTTTGGTAGAGAAGTCACCTTTGATGTACGGAGGAACTTGCATCAATGTGGGCTGCATTCCGTCAAAGTTTCTCGCAACCAGTGCTGACCGAAAGGCATATAGCCAGCTAGGAGATGAGGAGTACTACAAGCAGGCGGTCGAAAACAAGAAGGCTTTGATATCAAAGCTAAATAAAGCAAACTATGACAAGGTCGCAGGAGTTCCTAATGTAGAGGTTATAGATGGTCTTGCATCTTTCAAGGATGAGCATACTGTAAGTATCAAAACTGAATCAGGCGTTCAGGAGCTTTATGCTGAGAGAATTTTCATAAACACAGGCACGACACCTTTTGTTCCTGAAACCGAAGGTCTAGAGATTAAAGGCAGAATTCACACAAGCGAGACCATAATGAACCTTGAGGAATTCCCACGCAGCCTAGCAATATCAGGAAGTGGATTCATCGGTCTTGAATTTGCTGCAAGCTACGCAAAGTTTGGAACGAAGGTAACTATCATAGATAGGGGAAGCAAGGTTCTTCCAAGAGAGGACGAAGATGTTGCAAACGCAGTATTTGAAGCATATAAGGGTCTTGGAATTGAGTTTATCTTTGATGCAAATATAGAAAAGGTAGAGCAGAATGAAAGTGAAGTTAAAATCTCATACTCATCAAAAGGTGAAGCACATGAGCTTAGCGCAGAAGCTTTCCTAGTTGCGACAGGCAGAAAGGCGAATGTCGAAGGTCTAAATCTTGAAGCTGCAGGAATTGAGACATCAGAAAGAGGATTTATTAATGTAAATGAGCATCTGCAGACCAATAAGCCACATATCTTTGCAATGGGAGATATAAATGGCGGACCACAGTTCACCTATGTTTCGCTAGACGATTTCCGAATCGTGAAAAGCTTCCTAGAAAGCAATGGTAGCTATACTAGAGAAAACAGACAGCCTATTGCATTTTCAGCCTTCCTACATCCAACATTCTCAAAGGTAGGATTAGGAGAAAATGAGGCCATCAAAGCAGGATATAAGATAAAGGTCGCAAGCCTTCCAGTAAGTGCAATTCCAAAGGCAAAGATTCTTGGAGATCAGACAGGTCTATATAAGGCAATAGTGGATGCTGACACGGACAAGATTCTCGGCGTCGTTCTATACGGTGAGGAATCACATGAAGTTATAAACACTGTGGTTTCAACCATGCTTGCAAATCAGCCATATACAGTGCTAGCAAATCAGATTTTCACACATCCAACCATGGCAGAGGCGCTAAACGACCTATTTGGCTTGATAAAATAA
- a CDS encoding virion core protein (lumpy skin disease virus) — MGFIQAIKGAVGGTFADQWKDFYGPMPGVSATAGVFPGVPMGTNNGRGENTKGSINVISNGSKIIVPEGVALITVQDGAITGIITEPGGYEFTTDSVNSKSIFAGDGIIDSIVKQSWERFKFGGIPAAQQLVFYVNLKEIPNNRFGTQSEIYWDDAYFGTQVGAITRGTYTLKIVDPILFVKNFVPVEYLLPNAPQFDFSDMDNPAGEQLFNEVVGCLSAAFSMYTNDPSKGNRITKIQSDQIGFAQSLSSAVDGAYQWRQDRGLEIVKTAILSIEYDEDTKEMLKDVKRADALAGARGNSFMQQSVARGLQAAGENGGGSGMAFMGMGVGAAGNVMNGVQQPNNPSSYHPNFGQQPQQQYQQAPQQGYDQQAQYQQQPQQAQPEQPQMQDTTAKLIEMKKLLDAGVLSQEEFDRIKMQLLGL, encoded by the coding sequence ATGGGATTTATTCAAGCAATTAAGGGTGCTGTAGGAGGCACATTTGCAGATCAGTGGAAGGACTTTTATGGTCCTATGCCAGGCGTATCAGCTACTGCTGGTGTATTTCCAGGAGTTCCAATGGGAACAAACAACGGTAGAGGCGAAAACACTAAGGGTAGCATAAATGTAATTTCTAACGGAAGCAAGATTATCGTTCCTGAGGGAGTAGCTCTTATCACTGTTCAGGATGGTGCTATTACAGGTATAATCACAGAACCAGGTGGATACGAGTTCACAACTGATTCAGTAAACTCTAAGTCAATCTTTGCTGGAGACGGAATCATCGATTCCATCGTTAAGCAGTCATGGGAAAGATTTAAGTTTGGCGGAATACCTGCAGCTCAGCAGCTAGTATTCTATGTTAACCTAAAGGAAATTCCAAACAACAGGTTCGGCACACAGTCAGAGATTTACTGGGATGACGCATACTTTGGAACACAGGTTGGTGCGATTACACGAGGCACATATACACTAAAGATTGTTGATCCTATTTTGTTCGTAAAGAACTTTGTCCCTGTAGAATACCTATTACCGAATGCTCCTCAGTTTGATTTCTCAGATATGGATAATCCAGCTGGAGAACAGCTTTTCAACGAGGTTGTAGGTTGTCTATCAGCAGCATTCTCAATGTATACTAACGACCCATCAAAGGGAAACCGTATCACCAAGATTCAGTCAGACCAGATCGGTTTTGCGCAGTCACTATCTAGTGCTGTTGACGGTGCATATCAGTGGAGACAGGACAGAGGTCTTGAAATCGTAAAGACTGCTATCCTATCCATCGAATACGATGAAGATACTAAGGAAATGCTTAAGGACGTTAAGCGTGCTGATGCACTTGCTGGCGCTCGTGGTAATTCCTTCATGCAGCAGTCTGTTGCAAGAGGTCTTCAGGCAGCTGGAGAAAACGGTGGTGGTTCAGGAATGGCATTCATGGGAATGGGTGTTGGTGCAGCCGGAAATGTAATGAACGGAGTACAGCAGCCTAACAATCCAAGCTCATATCATCCAAACTTTGGACAGCAGCCACAGCAACAGTATCAGCAGGCTCCTCAGCAGGGATATGACCAGCAAGCACAGTACCAGCAGCAGCCACAGCAGGCTCAGCCAGAGCAGCCTCAGATGCAAGATACAACTGCAAAGCTAATCGAGATGAAGAAGCTTCTTGATGCAGGAGTACTCTCACAGGAAGAGTTTGACAGAATAAAAATGCAGCTTCTAGGACTTTAG